The following is a genomic window from Rutidosis leptorrhynchoides isolate AG116_Rl617_1_P2 chromosome 8, CSIRO_AGI_Rlap_v1, whole genome shotgun sequence.
GCATAAAATATATCATTTTATATCAATTTGTTGGTAGAACTTTATACATGTAAATGACCGTAGTAACAAAAAGTGTTAACGGGTCGTATTGACTCACACATAGATTATATAAAAAATGACTGATTGTAAGTTTTATGTATGTGCAATTTGTATTTGTACATGGCATTTTTGTATAGAAGCTTTTTAACAGATACAGAGTGTGATCATCTAATTCAACTAGTAAGTTTTTATTTCTCATCTCATCTCATCTCAttcatgtatttatatttattaaattctaTAGTACTCCTTATCAGAATAAAACAATTTAGatttaaaaaaatttaaacaaaataaatataaatatatattaattaaatttaaataaataaataagaggaaagaaagaaagatgCAATTTTGGAGTTGTCCAACTGTATGTGACTTTATGCAATTGGTAATTGCATTTAGGAGTATTTGATTTTCTTATGTCTGCAATGAAAGTTTTTAACTTTATTTTATTCAAACACAGCTCTTTTAAAAATCCATTGCATTTCCTAATTCATTACGATTTATGGTTGATCAGGCAAAGGATAAGCTCGAGAAATCTATGGTTGCTGACAATGAATCTGATAAAAGTATAGAAAGCGATGTTTGAACAAGCTCTGACATGTTTCTTAACAAACCTCAGGTCATTTAAAATCTTCCTTACTTACTGTCTATATGTAATGTATGTAAAAATAACCTTTCATCAATTTAGTTTATTACTGCATTAGATATTCAGTTATTAAAGTTATTGTATTGTGCATCTTATTGTGCCTTTTAGGGTTTACCTGTCAAAAAGTTCATGAATTTGTGATGATCTATGGTCTATAGATACTTAATTTTGAGTTTTTTCAAGATATGAATTTTTTATGTGCTGATAACATCTTGATTTTGAAGGATAAAGTAGTTGCGGGTGTTGAATCAAGGATTTCTGCGTGGACGTTTCTTCCAATTGAAAATGTAGAGTCAATGCAAATATTACATTATGAAAATGGTCAAAAGAACGAGCCACATTGGGATTACTTTCATGACAAGGCAAATCAAGCATTTGGTGGTCACAGGGTTGCAACCGTACTTATGTATCTGCCTAATGTACAAAAAGGTGGAGAGATGGTGTTTCCTGAATCCGAGGTAAGCTTTATACGGTAAATTGGGTAAAATTTGGTCAGTTGAGTCTTTGACGTCACGGATCCATCGATCCATGATGGGTAAACCGGTTTTGTTTTTGTCGGAATTGATTTTACCGAATCATAAGGTCTTTTAATTATCTTTATATAAATTGAAGAACGCCTACTATACACAATGTTCGTTATTTAATTTTTTGTGCTCATTAAACTGTTTCTAGGATAAGTTACCCTTTTCTGTTAATTTGTATATTGTCTACTTAAATGGCTCATAAAGCGAAATGAGCGAGATTAGTCGCTACTGTTGAATGTCATTTTCCAAGTTTTAAAGTCAATTTTGTCTTCTTTAGACAAATTTCGAATAGGCAATCAATGTTATATCATAAATACTGGTGATCCTGCATCCTATTCGCGGATAGTCATTGGTGCACACACACCTACAACTCGTTAGTTTATGTATTCTTTTTTCTGGAATGTATTAGTTTTAGGTTTTTAGTTACTCTTTGCTTATTCATATCTGTTATGTTTAACATATTAGGTATTGAGAGCAGTTGTAATAACTCCTGTGAGTTACCTTCAGAGAATAATGGTATGCTTTGTATATTATGTTTTGTATGTTAGTAATTTTTTTTGTTAATTGTTTTTGCATCTTATTTCAGTTATCTTATACTCATCGATTGCACACAACGTACTCATTGTAACGCAATGTTCTGGTATGAAGTGCGTTTAAGGTCATATTTCCAAGGTCGTAAGTTCGTTATCATAACTGTTGCTATAATGGTCGTGTGACTGTTCCATCAGATCCAGATCCATAAGTATCTGTGAAGATTCTATTTGAAGATAAGAACTTCGTGTGCCTGTTTACTTTTTCAACAGTTACATAAACAATTCGATGATACAGTGGCTGCTGGGTTGAAGAAGCCAAATGCTATGGCAGGATCTGCCGCTGGCAAAGATGGCAAACCGTAAGTACTTCTATCTTAAATACAATGGAAAAAACCGAATAAGAAACTTTTATGCATACTTTTAGTTACATAGTTTTGGGATGTCATTGTAAATATAATTTTAAATGCATCTTTTTTACTGGAATCAAAATTTTTGTGTGGGTCAATCACCATCCATATCAATGCAAGGTGCACTTGTGTCAGAATGATGAATTAATAAAACTTCCAGGTATATTGTTCTAGACCTTAATGAAAAACTAAATTTAACATGTCTAAAAAACGGATATGTGTAAGCGAGGATTAACATTTTTGTCATATTTGGATCTTTTAGAAGAAAAGAAGTTCTAATCAGAAAGTAGCATGTAGACTTATGTGTAAGGTGTTTCTCAGTTGTGCATGATACTGCAACACAAAACATAGGTAATGTGTTTTATTCTGTTATGCATTAATATCCGAGTATATTTTGTTATTCTTGAACTCATGTTGGTCGTGATTTTGAAATGTACAGATGCTCTAACTTTTTACTCCTGGCTGATCTCAACTTTAAGAAGACTCATCAACCTATGGAAAATCAATGAATTTCCCATATATTTGATTACATTGTATGACATATATATACAATGGAACCTAGCATCATATACAATGGAACCTAGCATCCAGCCGCGAAAAGAAACAGCCAACAAAAACATCAACGGTCACACAAATCAGTGACTATGCTTGATGCTACTTATAGCTTCAAACAACAACGAACGAGGTTTGTAGAAAGAAAGGATGGATTCAAATGTCTTTTAGTTTCTTTTTTTACATAAAGACAATTTGGGATTTGAACCATAGTTTATGTTGTTGTATGGATGTCAACAAATGACAGTCGGTTGCGTAGGATATAATTGTTTTTCGTTGTAGTTTGTATGCCCCAAAAATCATCAGGTAAAATGTGCTGTGTAAATCGATAGCTAGCGTTAAAATCACATAAACCTTAGAGCAGCAACGCGCGAACCCTCAATTCTTGTTATTACTATCCACGATTAATATCAATATCAGCATTTAGCCACTATTTCGTTGACTTTTATTCATCTGTTCTTATTCTCTATTATCATAATCTTATCAAGTTAGGTGTGGAAACTGATATGCAAAATAAGTTGGAAACAAAATCATTAAACTTTTAGTTTGTGTTCAGATTAAATTAGTGTTGCATTGTTATAAGATGCGTTTGATTGTTTTTTCCATATTTCCATCCTTTTAAAGGGTCATGGGCATAGTCACAGTGGTGTAAAATAACAAGTTTTACATTAGCACGTGATTGTAGTTTTGCTTTTATGGGTTTCATTTATATTGTTTGTATGAAACGTTTTGAGGATGAAAGCTGTAGAATGATTTCTCAGCAATGAATACTCAATACAGGCAATGTATAATGCTCACTAATGAATATTCTGAAACCGTCGTGGTTACCACATAACACTGGTATTCAAAATAATATTTCATTCATTTTGTCCAATAACTCACACTCAGGTGTATAGTATTCTAATATTGGCTTCCATCTGCATAGGCAAAACAATCATCATGGATATTTATCTTTCATCTTATTAGATACTCTAATGTCTTTATGCAATTGCATTTCTAGACAGTTGGATGGTGTAATAATTAAGAGTTGTTGCATAGTGTAGTCACTTTAACGTGTGTAGGACAGTTGGATCATACTCTTAGTTGACATCTTTCTTTAATTACAAGCTCCAACTTATAAAATGTATAATGATTTTATACTCATTTCCAGGGCCGTCTCAACAATTCGAAGGTCCTAGGCGAAAATAAAAATTGGCCCTCACACACGTTTAATTTTttagtatatataaaatgataatacttaaattTATCAATTTGTATATACTTACAATGCATTTAACTATTTAAAATAACAATATTCCAACTTTGACAATTTTTtatttaactaaataaaatattttgagatatatatatatatatatatatatatatatatatatatatatatatatatatatatatatatatatatatatatatatatatatatatatataatttttgggccctaggtgtaacgacccgtccttatccacctggacgaagtcatcaacatctgatttcattgcgaggtactgtcctaagtatgccatgaaggactccaagtaatgtctttaaaataagcaaatgcacagcggaagacttaattcgtacctgagaatatatatgcttaaaagtgtcaaccaaaaggttggtgagttcataggtttatcataaaacaataaaattcttcattttgatagaccacaagatttaaatgctgcatggtacaaatgggtccgaatcctatacccacctgtaatgtacatgcgatatcttttaaatacagtacatatttcttgtgtacgaaatccatttttcataaatcatagtaaccgtacacatatctcgtgcacaaaaactaatacacataacctgtgtataaaaatcattctctcgatacataacgttcacatcaattggtggcaattatcatgtccacataattcaatagtggcaattatcatgtccacataattcaatggtggcaattatcatgtccacataattcaataataattcgcagaacttctgtctgcataataattcattcgaggaatgttttgcttgtgtctatctcgtcaaacatttataaaagcatttcatgtattcacaattcaaaatatatttcaaaagcatttaataaagcagttgtaaaaacagcgcatgtattctcagtcccaaaaatataaaaagtaaaagggaatcaaatgaactcatcatactgtattttgtagtaaaaatacatagtacgacattgaacaagtatagggttggcctcggattcacgaacctatatcatttgtatatttgttaatatatataattgtaatcgaacaaacatatatgtatttattattatatatttgttagtagtgatataattttttatattaataacctatatatgtcattttatatatattttaagtaactaaccatatttatatagttaagttttatgtactaaatatatttatatatatatataatctttactttttatacttataactttaatgatgtcattaaatcttttattttagtaatcataattattttaataatagtaatatagataatactgataataataataatgatagttttaatgatagtaattttaataaaaatgataacaatgataacaatttataataataataataataataataataataataataataatagtagtaatgaaagtgataatgattataatattaataatatttatataattatagtaACGATAAAATCATATATTTAGTAATGAATATAATAAAGTTTCAATAATGAAAGATGTGTTATATACCATCTATAAACTTATTTAGATTGCATATGTATTCATAATATATTTATTGTCAATACTGAAAATTTGATCTCCATTTATATCATTCACATCGTACTCATGttcgtaatgataataatatcatgatataataataatgtttcATTTTGGGTCATTACtcaattataagtatcattatcttTATAATCGTTTTTGTATTTAtaatccgtatatatatatatatatatatatatatatatatatatatatatatatatatatatatatatatatatatatatatatatatatatatataatcttaactaataattttacttatttataattataattataatcatgatcatagtaataataataacaattacaatcacaataacaataacaataacaataataataataataataataataataataataataataataataataataataataataataataataataataataataataataataataataataataataacaaaatgagATAATAAGCTACCTCAATAAGCCCTTTAAAAAAAAACTCCCCAAGCTGGAATCGAACCCTTGACCCATCGTAAGCACAGACACACCCTTAACCACTCCACTGCCTTATGTTTTTCTGATTATAACCATTCTGTATCTATATATCTATTATCTTTCGGTATCCATCTTCTTCTCCTTCGTTTTCAAATCGATCCAAGAATCCTAATAATCAAAATAACGACTTTGTGGTTTCCTTTAAGACTCGTAACCAACCAAAATACTAGAATGAGGTGTTcttgagaaaaaaaaaataaaaaaaaattatatatatgctTGCTGCTGTtgcagaaaaaaaagaaaaaaaaacttcaATTTCTATTTTTAAAACGTTTTTAGCTCCTGATTCCTTCATGAAATATTTTCCtaatcactcctagaaactattgaaatcgttAATTGAACTATAAACATCAATACAAActcgaatttcatgatgaacagaTTATTTGACTTTTTTCATTTagaagtttgacctcaaaattcataCTCGATAAAACGAATTGGAAGCCaagactttgcagatagtttgagaaaAATAATTCTAAGACAACTACATTTATAGAATTTGCAATGAGATTCAAATTCGAGTTTTGGTAAAAATGAAACAAGAACAGGGACTTccttccagttttttttttttttttttattatttaacagATAtatgtgaagagaattgataattgatattgatgatCTGTTGTTGATTGAGTGTAGTAATACTTCAACGAATTTCCTTGTTTTGTAGCCAATGGATTTGACCAAAAGAATTTAatcagagaaaaaaataaaaaaaaataaaaaaaaaaagattaagacATTCAACAGATTTTGGCTGCTATATAACGTGATTTGTACTGAATTAAGGATTGGAATCTTCAATCTAATACAGTTTGAGAGTGATGTGAAACTGAATTGATCCTGTGTTTGTCTAATTCAATGTTTTAATTAAtcaaaagttaataataataatattggtttaTATAAtgtggttatatatgtatatatcagcatatatgtgtatatatatatcttttgtataTGTAGTTATGCATATGTTTATATCTATATCCTTATAtatcaaatatgtatatatacttgtatgttaactatataaaaaaaaacataatattaataattatataaacattaatattaattttagtaatattaatgtaataaataataatattaataatagcaatagaATTAATAgtagtatcaataatattaataaaggagataaattgtattattttctaataactatagtgattataataataatagtttataataataattcttaattttaatatctaatagtaatactaaaaataataatactaatattaatattaatagtaataataaaagtccTAAAAAATATTATTTCAATAaccatattttaacttataattacatttaataagttaatatgcaatatttaataattataatatatataataacatgtatttTACATTTaacatttatacattttaatatattaccatAAACATATAATCATCAGTTAtgtattgaaatcatatatatatatatatatatatatatatatatatatatatatatatatatatatatatatatatatattctactattatatataatattgttttaaatattaagttttgttatttaagtaaatatattaattatttattttgaaaCAATAATTTAAGATATACATTTAATCGTTGACAAAacatattcgaaatcatttatagtcaatatactctatatatttaaataacaagttttgatTATCTTAAGTCATCTTATAATTGTTcggtaacatatttaatttattatatataattatttacacatataatcatatatatatatatatatatatatatatatatatatatatatatatatatatatatatacatatatattaaaggttcgtgaatcgtcgagagcagtcgaagggcaattgaacatatgaacattgtttcaaaattttctagactcaacattacatactttgcttatcgtatcgaagtcatataaagattaagtttaaatttggtcaaaaattcccgggtcatcacactaggcGGTTGCCTATCTTGCCTATGTCCAAAGACGCCTCTGCTCATTTCATGAGTAAAACATGACGAAGTCACTAAAAGTTTTGTGACTATTTAGAAAAATTACTATTGATCCTTTAACTAGAATTTTGTATGGTTTATCATTTACGTTTTGGCATGGTTTGTTGGTTATGTGGCGATGCAAACTGCATATGTTCAATTACGTTACTACAGAGTGATAATTAACAATGATTCCAAAGTATGTTGGATGTTACTTATGGTTTTAAATGTTAATAAAATATGCATTCTTTCATAATAGTTATGGTTTGAAAGTGAATTTACGTAGGTGGTTGTTTCATTTAAAGATAGAATGGTTGATTTATGTAGAGTGTATTAGTGGTATGTATGAAGTTATGGGAACTGAATGAACAAGATGCAATTAAAacaactttaccaataattggaatCAAGGACAATGACCTtttgtgtgagagagagagagagtgtgaggagagagagagatagatagagaGAGAGCAAGGCACACAAGCTATAAGCAGGGTTCGATTTCAAGCAAGATCGATACAATGGGAGACTTCATCACGATTTTCCAAGACTAATCAAAATACAATGGACTTCATTCATGTTTTTCAACTATCCTGATAGTTTGAACATGGAAAATCTGTAGAGAATTTTCAAGTCCTTTGGTAATTTGAAGGACATCTACATGATAAACAAAAGGCTCAAAAATGGCCAAAGGTTTTCCTTTGCTAGATTTGGTGATGTTACTAAGTTATTGTCTTCACTCAAAACCATCGATGATAATCCAATCAGGGTGTTTAAGGCATATGAAAGAGGGTGTTCGAATGAGGTTCCTAGAAACACTCGCTATCATGGTGAGGGTCCAAACTACGATTCCAACAGGTTTCGATTTAATACTTTTAGGGATGTTCAAAATTTCAATGAGGTTACTAGAAATCAAAACGTTGATCTAAGGTACAAAATCAACAAAAAGAAAGAATATATGAGAGTGAAGATAGATAAAAATCGAAGGAGCATGCAGTCTCATGATGAAGAAGAGGTAGATGTAAGGGAGGTTGCTATTAGAAAACACGACTGCAACGACAGTGAGTTTTTAGATAGATGTATTGTAGCTCACCTTAAGAACATTGAGATACTCAACCAATTTGAATCACTTTGTAAGGCAGAAGGGATGGAGGCGTTCACCATTAAATATTTAAGAGGTTTAGAACTTTTGATTCAATGCAGCAACAAGATTACGGTTGATAATATTATCAATTCGGATGGACATGCTATCAAAAAATGATGTAGAAAAATCGATCGACTCAGGCTAAATTACTGGCCATTGGCGGGCATATACGTTTGGATTGATATTAAGGGTGTTCCAGCAACATGTTGACGAAGGTGTGTTTAGAGAAATAGTTGCTAAATGGGGTCGAGTCATTCAATTGGAGAACTGTTCTATTACATCACAAAATCAAAACTTGCTATATGGTCATGTGTTAATCCATAAGAGTGATATGGGGCATGTTAATGGTTCGGCTAAGTTGATTATCCATAATCTCGTGTTCATATTCACTACTGTTACCGAAAGTAAGGATCAGTTCATTCAGCTTGAACCTAATCTATCTGATACAAATTGGGTCGATGGTGTGGAGGATAAAGAAGTTGTTAATTGATGCGTTCGTGcgatatacatcttttaccctctaaatttatatttgattcaaacaccacaatcaagcacacacaactaacgagcacttagaacacggttattattgtgacgacccgaaaatttccaaccaaatttaaact
Proteins encoded in this region:
- the LOC139862981 gene encoding probable prolyl 4-hydroxylase 7 isoform X2; translated protein: MFLNKPQDKVVAGVESRISAWTFLPIENVESMQILHYENGQKNEPHWDYFHDKANQAFGGHRVATVLMYLPNVQKGGEMVFPESEVLRAVVITPVSYLQRIMLSYTHRLHTTYSL
- the LOC139862981 gene encoding probable prolyl 4-hydroxylase 7 isoform X1, producing MFLNKPQDKVVAGVESRISAWTFLPIENVESMQILHYENGQKNEPHWDYFHDKANQAFGGHRVATVLMYLPNVQKGGEMVFPESEVLRAVVITPVSYLQRIMVCFVYYVLYVSNFFC
- the LOC139862981 gene encoding probable prolyl 4-hydroxylase 7 isoform X3; the encoded protein is MFLNKPQDKVVAGVESRISAWTFLPIENVESMQILHYENGQKNEPHWDYFHDKANQAFGGHRVATVLMYLPNVQKGGEMVFPESELSYTHRLHTTYSL